One genomic region from Streptomyces sp. NBC_00457 encodes:
- a CDS encoding RtcB family protein, with translation MDLVEERPCRFRIDPHGGMRVPGVVIASRDLLRDAEQSLEQVANVATLPGIVGASYAMPDIHWGYGFPIGGVAATAVDEGGVVSPGGVGFDISCGVRLLAADCDGRELRRALPAVMDGLDRRIPRGAGPGGVWRLSGQAELERILRGGSRYAVEQGHGEQRDLTRCEDGGAVADADATQVSERARERGLGQVGSLGSANHFLEVQEIAEVYDEPVAAAFGLAPGQVCVMIHCGSRGLGHQICTDHVRAMDRAMTRYGITVPDRQLACTPVDSPEGQAYLGAMAAAANYGRANRQLLSDAARGVFRRVTGVQLSLVYDVSHNLAKMETHEVDGARRLLCVHRKGATRAFPPGHPELPEELREFGQPVLIPGTMGTASYVLAGVPGGDAFHSTCHGAGRTLSRHRAARTVTGRELRTRLESAGIAVRPKSMRGLAEETPEAYKDVGAVVAASETAGLCRTVARLVPLGVVKG, from the coding sequence ATGGACCTGGTAGAAGAACGCCCCTGCCGATTCCGCATCGACCCGCACGGCGGGATGCGCGTGCCCGGCGTCGTGATCGCCTCCCGCGACCTGCTGCGCGACGCCGAGCAGTCGCTGGAGCAGGTCGCCAACGTGGCCACGCTGCCCGGCATCGTCGGCGCCTCGTACGCCATGCCGGACATCCACTGGGGCTACGGCTTCCCCATCGGCGGCGTCGCGGCGACCGCCGTGGACGAGGGCGGCGTGGTCTCGCCCGGCGGGGTCGGCTTCGACATCTCCTGCGGGGTGCGGCTGCTGGCGGCCGACTGCGACGGGCGGGAACTGCGCAGGGCGCTGCCCGCGGTCATGGACGGCCTGGACCGGCGGATACCGCGCGGCGCCGGACCCGGTGGGGTGTGGCGGCTCAGCGGGCAGGCGGAGCTGGAGCGGATCCTGCGGGGCGGCTCCCGGTACGCCGTCGAGCAGGGCCACGGCGAACAGCGCGACCTCACCCGCTGCGAGGACGGCGGGGCGGTCGCCGACGCCGACGCGACGCAGGTCAGCGAGCGGGCCCGGGAACGGGGCCTCGGCCAGGTCGGCAGCCTCGGCTCCGCCAACCACTTCCTGGAGGTCCAGGAGATCGCCGAGGTGTACGACGAACCGGTCGCCGCCGCCTTCGGCCTCGCCCCCGGCCAGGTGTGCGTGATGATCCACTGCGGTTCACGCGGCCTCGGCCACCAGATCTGCACCGACCACGTCCGGGCGATGGACCGGGCCATGACTCGCTACGGCATCACCGTCCCCGACCGCCAGCTGGCCTGCACCCCGGTCGACTCGCCCGAGGGGCAGGCCTACCTGGGCGCGATGGCCGCCGCCGCCAACTACGGCCGCGCCAACCGCCAGTTGCTGTCCGACGCGGCCCGCGGGGTCTTCCGCCGCGTCACCGGCGTACAGCTCTCGCTGGTGTACGACGTGTCCCACAACCTCGCCAAGATGGAGACGCACGAGGTGGACGGCGCCCGGCGCCTGCTGTGCGTGCACCGCAAGGGCGCCACCCGCGCCTTCCCGCCCGGCCACCCCGAACTGCCCGAGGAGCTACGGGAGTTCGGCCAGCCGGTGCTCATCCCCGGCACCATGGGCACGGCCTCCTACGTGCTGGCCGGAGTGCCCGGCGGCGACGCCTTCCACTCCACCTGCCACGGCGCGGGCCGCACCCTCAGCCGGCACCGGGCCGCCCGCACCGTGACGGGCAGGGAACTGCGCACCCGGCTGGAGTCGGCCGGTATCGCCGTCCGGCCGAAGTCGATGCGCGGTCTCGCCGAGGAGACCCCGGAGGCATACAAGGACGTCGGCGCGGTGGTCGCCGCGAGCGAGACGGCGGGGCTGTGCCGGACGGTGGCCAGGCTCGTGCCGCTGGGCGTGGTGAAGGGATGA
- a CDS encoding phosphoribosyltransferase — protein MQFRDRKQAGRELAARLRTLQDKGALPHAVVLALPRGGATVAREVAHALDAPLDVLVVRKIGAPFQEELGVGAIAGDDPPLFDERALDRLGLSEAALAETVDREREEVRRRERRYRRGRPPVDLRGRTVIVVDDGLATGSTARAALRRVRREAPEQVVLAVPVCSPEAAELLRDEADEVICLHKPEQFMAVGLWYENFDQLTDDEVLDALHGSHTLPG, from the coding sequence ATGCAGTTCCGTGACCGCAAGCAGGCCGGGCGGGAACTGGCCGCGCGGCTGCGCACCCTGCAGGACAAAGGGGCTCTCCCGCACGCTGTCGTCCTCGCGCTGCCCCGCGGCGGTGCCACGGTCGCCCGCGAGGTCGCGCACGCGCTGGACGCCCCGCTGGACGTCCTCGTGGTCCGCAAGATCGGGGCGCCGTTCCAGGAGGAGCTGGGCGTCGGCGCGATCGCCGGCGACGACCCGCCGCTCTTCGACGAACGGGCCCTGGACCGGCTGGGCCTGAGCGAGGCCGCCCTCGCCGAGACCGTCGACCGGGAGCGGGAGGAGGTACGGCGCCGCGAACGGCGCTACCGGCGCGGCCGTCCCCCGGTGGACCTGCGGGGCCGCACCGTGATCGTCGTCGACGACGGCCTGGCCACCGGCTCGACCGCACGCGCCGCACTGCGCCGGGTCCGCCGTGAGGCGCCCGAGCAGGTCGTCCTGGCCGTGCCGGTCTGCTCACCGGAGGCCGCCGAGCTGCTGCGCGACGAGGCCGACGAGGTGATCTGCCTGCACAAGCCGGAGCAGTTCATGGCCGTCGGCCTCTGGTACGAGAACTTCGACCAGCTCACCGACGACGAGGTCCTCGACGCGCTGCACGGCTCCCACACCCTGCCCGGCTGA
- a CDS encoding alpha/beta hydrolase, producing MRRTLSLALAATAVAAATAVPGSSVVAATPDTVRWEPCSEKAASERAASEKAALPPLECSTLEVPLDYRDPDGRQIEIAISRLASKEPSKRRGVLLTNPGGPGITGLGYPAVLAGSGLPQKVLDSYDLIGFDPRGVGRSTRVTCDLTQEQQNRGNLPPYAHTAADVAREAANARTVAEQCATSRTAWMLPHTTTANTARDMDRIRAALGEPKLSYLGASYGTYLGAVYTTMFPKRSDRIVLDSNLGPGGYDVTAMRLFAPGLEDRFPDFAEFAAAHPEYGLGTTPEQVTEKYFDLAERLETKPVQGIDGTSFRGLTFDRLYVDANMPELAEFWQALDTDRPVPPSPPIADFENFMAGRFYVICGDNRWPETVREYQRNVAVDRLKYPMLGGSSAGIGPCAFWPDKRVEPPVRIGDRGPSNVLMVQNERDPGTPLAGAEKLRQAFGKRATMVTADQGGHGVYPYGPNTCANDAVTAFLTTGQRPPHDLACAAEPHAGTGRGALSGGTAR from the coding sequence ATGCGCAGAACCCTGTCCCTTGCCCTCGCCGCCACCGCGGTGGCGGCGGCGACCGCGGTGCCGGGAAGTTCGGTGGTGGCGGCGACGCCGGACACCGTGCGGTGGGAACCGTGTTCGGAGAAGGCCGCCTCGGAGAGGGCTGCCTCGGAGAAAGCCGCCTTGCCCCCTCTGGAGTGCTCGACGCTCGAAGTCCCGCTGGACTACCGGGATCCGGACGGCCGACAGATAGAGATCGCGATCTCCCGGCTGGCGAGCAAGGAACCCTCGAAGCGCCGCGGCGTGCTGCTGACCAATCCGGGTGGACCCGGCATCACGGGACTCGGCTACCCGGCCGTTCTCGCCGGCTCAGGGCTGCCGCAGAAGGTGCTGGACTCCTACGACCTGATCGGCTTCGACCCGCGCGGCGTCGGCCGCAGCACGCGGGTGACCTGCGATCTGACGCAGGAGCAGCAGAACCGCGGCAACCTCCCGCCGTACGCGCACACCGCGGCCGATGTCGCACGGGAGGCGGCGAACGCGCGCACTGTGGCCGAGCAGTGCGCCACCTCACGGACGGCGTGGATGCTGCCGCACACCACCACCGCGAACACCGCGCGCGACATGGACCGGATCCGGGCGGCGCTGGGCGAGCCGAAGCTCTCCTACCTCGGTGCCTCCTACGGCACCTACCTCGGTGCGGTGTACACGACGATGTTCCCGAAGCGCAGCGACCGGATCGTGCTCGACAGCAACCTGGGCCCCGGCGGTTACGACGTCACGGCCATGCGGTTGTTCGCCCCTGGACTGGAGGACCGGTTCCCGGACTTCGCGGAGTTCGCCGCCGCGCACCCCGAGTACGGTCTGGGCACCACACCGGAGCAGGTGACCGAGAAGTACTTCGACCTCGCCGAGCGGCTGGAGACGAAACCGGTCCAGGGCATCGACGGGACATCGTTCCGCGGGCTCACGTTCGACCGCCTCTACGTCGATGCGAACATGCCCGAGCTGGCCGAGTTCTGGCAGGCGCTCGACACCGACCGGCCGGTGCCGCCCAGCCCGCCCATTGCGGACTTTGAGAACTTCATGGCCGGCCGTTTTTACGTGATATGCGGTGACAATCGCTGGCCGGAGACGGTCCGGGAGTATCAGCGCAATGTCGCGGTCGACCGGCTGAAATACCCGATGCTGGGCGGGTCCTCGGCCGGCATCGGACCGTGCGCCTTCTGGCCGGACAAGCGGGTCGAGCCGCCGGTGCGCATCGGTGACCGGGGCCCGTCGAACGTGCTCATGGTGCAGAACGAGCGCGACCCGGGGACACCACTGGCCGGCGCCGAGAAGCTGCGGCAGGCGTTCGGGAAGCGGGCCACGATGGTGACGGCCGACCAGGGCGGGCACGGCGTCTACCCGTACGGCCCCAACACGTGCGCGAACGACGCGGTGACGGCGTTCCTGACCACCGGGCAACGCCCGCCGCACGACCTCGCCTGCGCGGCGGAGCCGCATGCCGGCACAGGCCGCGGAGCGCTCAGCGGCGGTACAGCCCGATGA
- a CDS encoding CBS domain-containing protein: MTWQIRDVMSPGAAAVEPMTTVARAARLMREQNIGDVLVAYDCDLFGVLTDRDIVVRTLAEGRDPDTTTVGSVCTRPPVVTLTPDDTTDQAAELMRRHAVRRLPVVERGGCPVGVVSLGDLATADDPRSALADISRAHPTR; the protein is encoded by the coding sequence ATGACCTGGCAGATACGTGACGTGATGTCGCCCGGCGCGGCAGCCGTCGAGCCGATGACGACCGTCGCGCGGGCGGCCCGGCTGATGCGCGAGCAGAACATCGGCGATGTGCTGGTGGCGTACGACTGCGATCTGTTCGGTGTACTCACCGACCGCGACATCGTGGTCCGGACCCTCGCCGAGGGCCGCGACCCCGACACCACCACCGTCGGGTCGGTGTGCACGCGCCCGCCCGTGGTGACCCTGACCCCCGACGACACCACCGACCAGGCGGCCGAGCTGATGCGCCGGCACGCCGTCCGGAGGCTGCCGGTCGTCGAACGGGGTGGCTGCCCGGTCGGCGTCGTCAGTCTCGGCGACCTCGCCACGGCCGACGACCCGCGTTCCGCGCTGGCCGACATCAGCCGGGCGCATCCCACCCGCTGA
- a CDS encoding dienelactone hydrolase family protein, whose protein sequence is MISQTVLVPADGVELAGDFDVPAPAHGVVLFAHGSGSSRHSPRNRQVAAELRTAALGTLLMDLLTEAEDRQDELTAEHRFDIPLLGRRLVAAIDWLDAEPEVRGLPVVLFGASTGAAAALMAAADRPDRVLTVVSRGGRPDLAGDALDLVRAPVLLIVGGHDTQVLRLNEDAARRLQAPCTLRVVPGATHLFEEPGALEQVAGLAREWCVERLGAQRR, encoded by the coding sequence ATGATCTCGCAGACCGTTCTGGTGCCCGCCGACGGCGTCGAGCTCGCCGGCGACTTCGACGTCCCGGCGCCCGCCCACGGCGTCGTCCTGTTCGCGCACGGCAGCGGCAGCTCCCGGCACAGCCCGCGCAACCGGCAGGTCGCCGCCGAACTCCGCACCGCCGCCCTGGGCACGCTGCTGATGGACCTGCTGACCGAGGCGGAGGACCGGCAGGACGAGCTGACCGCCGAGCACCGCTTCGACATTCCGCTGCTCGGGCGCCGTCTGGTCGCCGCGATCGACTGGCTCGACGCGGAGCCCGAGGTCCGGGGACTGCCCGTCGTCCTGTTCGGGGCAAGCACCGGTGCGGCCGCCGCCCTGATGGCCGCGGCGGACCGGCCGGACCGGGTCCTGACCGTGGTCTCGCGCGGCGGACGGCCCGACCTGGCGGGCGACGCGCTGGACCTCGTACGCGCCCCCGTGCTGCTCATCGTCGGCGGGCACGACACGCAGGTGCTGCGGCTCAACGAGGACGCCGCCCGGCGACTGCAGGCCCCCTGCACGCTGCGTGTCGTGCCGGGCGCCACCCACCTGTTCGAGGAGCCGGGCGCGCTGGAGCAGGTCGCCGGCCTGGCCCGGGAGTGGTGCGTGGAACGGCTGGGCGCACAGCGGCGGTGA
- a CDS encoding HAD family hydrolase has protein sequence MTDPTHPALAPALRDVRAVVFDTDGVITDSARVHAAAWRTAFDTYLRQHPPEDPDQRRPFDPRDDYLRHVDGKSRLDGAAAFLASRGLDTSEETVRAVAADKERRFTERLRTHGVDAYPGTVRLVRALRAAGVPVAAASASRHAGELLTRAGVRDLFDALVDGGEAARLGLAGKPEPDLFLEAARRLGVPAGHAAVVEDALAGVEAGRRGAFALVVGVDRAAGADTGARLLRHGADIVVRDLAELLVEGVPR, from the coding sequence ATGACCGACCCGACCCACCCCGCGCTCGCCCCCGCACTGCGGGACGTACGGGCCGTCGTCTTCGACACCGACGGAGTGATCACCGACTCGGCCCGGGTGCACGCCGCCGCCTGGCGGACTGCCTTCGACACCTACCTGCGTCAGCACCCGCCCGAGGACCCGGACCAGCGGCGCCCCTTCGATCCCCGGGACGACTACCTGCGGCACGTGGACGGCAAGTCCCGCCTCGACGGTGCCGCCGCCTTCCTCGCCTCCCGCGGCCTCGACACATCGGAGGAGACCGTACGGGCCGTCGCCGCGGACAAGGAGCGCCGCTTCACCGAGCGGCTGCGCACCCACGGCGTCGACGCCTATCCCGGGACGGTCCGGCTGGTGCGTGCCCTGCGCGCGGCCGGGGTACCCGTGGCGGCGGCCTCGGCGTCCCGGCACGCGGGTGAGCTGCTCACCCGGGCCGGGGTCCGGGACCTCTTCGACGCCCTGGTGGACGGCGGTGAGGCGGCCCGGCTGGGGCTCGCCGGCAAACCCGAGCCCGACCTCTTCCTGGAGGCGGCCCGCCGACTCGGCGTCCCCGCCGGGCACGCCGCCGTCGTGGAGGACGCGCTGGCCGGCGTGGAAGCGGGGCGTCGGGGTGCGTTCGCGCTCGTCGTCGGCGTGGACCGGGCCGCCGGTGCGGACACCGGCGCGAGGCTGCTGCGGCACGGCGCCGACATCGTCGTACGAGATCTGGCAGAACTGCTCGTGGAAGGAGTACCGCGGTGA
- a CDS encoding CBS domain-containing protein, protein MTQHVRDIMTSTPVTVEPLTSVTAVARLMRDQDIGDVLVTEEGRLRGIVSDRDLVVRALAEGEDPEHTTVAQVCSGDVFSVGPDDDIDRVAELMREHAVRRIPVVADEQPVGIVTLGDLAVERAPETPLGNISASRPNR, encoded by the coding sequence ATGACTCAGCACGTACGCGACATCATGACCAGCACCCCCGTGACGGTCGAACCGCTCACGTCCGTGACCGCGGTGGCCCGGCTCATGCGGGACCAGGACATCGGCGACGTCCTGGTCACCGAGGAAGGACGGCTGCGCGGCATCGTCAGCGACCGGGACCTCGTGGTGCGTGCCCTCGCCGAGGGCGAGGACCCGGAGCACACGACCGTGGCCCAGGTGTGCAGCGGCGATGTGTTCAGCGTCGGCCCCGACGACGACATCGACCGGGTGGCCGAGCTGATGCGCGAGCACGCCGTACGCCGGATCCCGGTCGTGGCGGACGAGCAGCCGGTGGGCATCGTCACCCTCGGCGACCTGGCCGTGGAACGGGCCCCGGAAACGCCGCTCGGGAACATCAGCGCGTCGAGGCCCAACCGGTAG
- a CDS encoding YbhB/YbcL family Raf kinase inhibitor-like protein encodes MTGIELKSSAFTDHAPVPRRYALEGENVSPPLTWSGVPDDAAELVLMCEDPDAPSGNFVHWIVVGIDPHSDGMSEGQSPPGGTELVNGYGRPGWGGPHPPPGDEPHHYVFHLYALAEPCVLPDAPRADDVRQAVEKRELADASLIGLYRR; translated from the coding sequence ATGACCGGCATCGAACTCAAGAGCAGCGCATTCACCGACCACGCCCCGGTCCCCCGCCGGTACGCGCTGGAGGGGGAGAACGTCTCCCCGCCTCTGACCTGGTCCGGCGTACCGGACGACGCGGCCGAGCTGGTCCTGATGTGCGAGGACCCCGACGCCCCGTCCGGGAACTTCGTGCACTGGATCGTCGTAGGCATCGACCCGCACAGCGACGGCATGAGCGAGGGGCAGAGCCCGCCCGGCGGCACCGAACTCGTCAACGGCTACGGCCGTCCCGGCTGGGGCGGACCCCACCCGCCGCCCGGGGACGAGCCGCACCACTACGTCTTCCACCTCTACGCCCTCGCCGAGCCCTGCGTCCTCCCGGACGCCCCACGCGCCGACGACGTACGGCAGGCCGTCGAGAAGCGGGAACTCGCCGACGCCTCTCTCATCGGGCTGTACCGCCGCTGA
- a CDS encoding sensor histidine kinase: MNTDVAPRLGWWQQTWRLAAAVGVGVLAWLSTGAVLHWQSDGTGSWFLTGDPLVALGCLTALVWRRRFPLAVAMTVAIASTASTLATGAALLALGSISARRRPVEIGVVGLAYVTASQFAIGLYPVERPPGSLWYQLAFPALTAGIAVAVGMAVGARRVEVRSLRERAESAEREQAARAAQARALERNRIAREMHDVLAHRISLVAMQAGVLGHRGDLAAEENRVLVRSIAEGSHQALEELRDVLGVLRADPDRPEPPQPSLDLIPDLVADARTSGLDVTLTTTVTGTPSDLVGRTCYRIVQEGLTNAAKHAPGARIHITLDVTAGDQLDVSVRNSAATTKPARSPASGFGLLGLTERVDLAGGKLDHHPTPDDGYLLTAQLPWPDPTHEKRT; encoded by the coding sequence GTGAATACAGACGTCGCGCCACGGCTCGGGTGGTGGCAGCAGACCTGGCGGCTGGCGGCAGCCGTGGGAGTGGGTGTACTGGCCTGGCTCTCCACCGGTGCGGTGCTGCACTGGCAGTCGGACGGAACGGGCTCCTGGTTCCTCACCGGTGATCCGCTGGTGGCTCTCGGCTGCCTGACTGCGCTGGTGTGGCGACGGCGGTTCCCGCTCGCCGTCGCCATGACGGTCGCGATCGCCTCGACCGCCTCGACGCTCGCCACCGGCGCGGCGCTTCTGGCGCTGGGCTCGATCTCCGCCCGTCGCCGTCCGGTGGAGATCGGGGTCGTCGGGCTGGCCTATGTGACCGCGTCACAGTTCGCCATCGGGCTCTATCCGGTCGAGAGACCGCCCGGCTCGTTGTGGTACCAGCTCGCGTTCCCGGCGCTGACCGCGGGCATCGCGGTGGCCGTCGGCATGGCGGTCGGCGCGCGGCGTGTCGAAGTGCGGTCCCTGCGAGAGCGGGCGGAGAGCGCGGAACGGGAACAGGCCGCACGAGCGGCGCAGGCACGGGCTCTGGAACGGAACCGGATCGCCCGCGAGATGCACGACGTGCTCGCGCACCGGATCTCCCTGGTCGCCATGCAGGCAGGAGTACTGGGCCACCGCGGCGACCTCGCGGCAGAGGAGAACCGTGTGCTGGTCCGCTCCATCGCCGAGGGCTCCCACCAAGCCCTGGAAGAACTACGGGATGTCCTCGGTGTGCTCCGGGCCGACCCCGACCGCCCGGAACCACCCCAGCCCTCCCTCGACCTCATCCCCGACCTGGTGGCCGACGCCCGCACCTCCGGACTGGACGTCACGCTCACCACCACCGTGACGGGGACACCGTCCGACCTCGTCGGGCGAACCTGCTACCGCATCGTCCAGGAAGGACTGACCAACGCCGCCAAACACGCCCCCGGCGCACGCATACACATCACCCTCGACGTGACAGCGGGCGACCAACTCGACGTCAGCGTTCGTAATTCCGCGGCCACCACCAAACCCGCACGATCACCGGCATCGGGCTTCGGCCTGCTCGGTCTCACCGAACGAGTCGACCTCGCCGGCGGAAAACTCGACCATCACCCCACGCCCGACGACGGATACCTCCTCACCGCACAACTACCCTGGCCGGACCCCACCCACGAAAAGAGAACCTGA
- a CDS encoding archease, giving the protein MVGDMGDDITARRRGTSGHRLVPHTADVRVEAWAESRERCLVEAVTGMVEGFADVSGTRATGVARLRLAEGAPEDLLTTLLDEVVFRLEVHGQVPVDVEAEAYDEGLDVRMAVADLGVVEVIGAAPKGIAWENLRIEPGPYGWSCAVTIDV; this is encoded by the coding sequence ATGGTCGGCGACATGGGCGACGACATCACGGCGCGCAGGCGCGGGACGAGCGGGCACCGGCTGGTGCCGCACACGGCCGACGTGCGCGTCGAGGCCTGGGCGGAGAGCCGCGAGCGGTGTCTGGTGGAGGCCGTCACGGGCATGGTGGAGGGCTTCGCGGACGTCTCCGGGACCCGGGCGACCGGCGTGGCCCGGCTGCGGCTGGCCGAAGGCGCTCCCGAGGACCTGCTGACCACGCTGCTCGACGAGGTCGTCTTCCGCCTTGAGGTGCACGGGCAGGTTCCGGTCGACGTGGAGGCGGAGGCGTACGACGAGGGGCTCGACGTGCGGATGGCGGTCGCCGATCTCGGCGTGGTGGAGGTCATCGGCGCCGCGCCGAAGGGCATCGCGTGGGAGAACCTGCGCATCGAGCCCGGTCCGTACGGCTGGTCCTGCGCGGTGACCATCGACGTGTGA
- a CDS encoding universal stress protein, with translation MTEATGTVLVGVDDTPQAWLAADWAAREATLRGAALQVVHAVTDADERVRGVAADLLEDARTRITTAHPGLRIDTVLGQGEPAEAVLTAGEDTDAGLIVLGTRGRGGFAGLLLGSVSVADELRFPR, from the coding sequence GTGACGGAAGCGACCGGCACTGTCCTGGTCGGCGTCGACGACACACCGCAGGCCTGGCTCGCCGCTGACTGGGCGGCCCGGGAGGCGACGCTGCGCGGAGCGGCGCTCCAGGTCGTGCACGCGGTGACAGACGCCGACGAGCGGGTCCGCGGCGTCGCTGCCGATCTGCTGGAGGACGCCCGGACCCGGATCACGACGGCCCACCCCGGGCTGCGCATCGACACCGTCCTCGGGCAGGGGGAGCCCGCCGAGGCGGTCCTGACCGCGGGCGAGGACACCGACGCCGGCCTGATCGTGCTCGGCACCCGCGGGCGGGGCGGCTTCGCCGGGCTGCTCCTGGGCTCCGTGAGCGTCGCAGATGAGCTGAGGTTTCCTCGGTGA
- a CDS encoding response regulator transcription factor, with protein MDSEREPVRVVIVDDEQLVRMALRLVIDGEPDLTVVAEAADGDAAITVVDEQRPDVVLMDVRMPGRDGLSTTRELLTRPAPPRVLMLTTFDSDDLVLGALRAGALGFVLKDTPPSQILDAVRTVADGNPVLSPAATARVIAAATGPQSPHARSSTREAARKRLSTLTERERETARAIADGLGNPEIAQRLHISIATVKAHTSSLFAKLAVENRVQIALLVRDAEE; from the coding sequence GTGGACAGCGAGCGGGAGCCGGTGCGGGTCGTCATCGTCGACGACGAACAACTGGTACGCATGGCGCTGCGGCTCGTCATCGACGGCGAACCGGACCTGACCGTCGTCGCGGAGGCGGCCGACGGGGACGCCGCGATCACCGTGGTGGACGAGCAGCGGCCGGACGTCGTCCTGATGGACGTACGCATGCCCGGCCGCGACGGTCTCAGCACGACCCGGGAACTCCTCACCCGACCGGCGCCGCCCCGGGTGCTCATGCTGACCACCTTCGACTCCGACGATCTGGTGCTCGGCGCACTGCGCGCCGGAGCACTCGGGTTCGTCCTCAAGGACACCCCACCGTCGCAGATTCTCGACGCGGTGCGGACCGTCGCGGACGGCAACCCCGTGCTGTCTCCGGCCGCCACTGCACGGGTGATCGCCGCGGCCACCGGCCCGCAGTCCCCTCACGCTCGCAGCTCAACCCGCGAAGCCGCACGGAAACGGCTGTCCACACTGACCGAGCGAGAACGCGAAACCGCTCGGGCCATCGCGGACGGACTGGGCAACCCGGAGATCGCCCAGCGGCTGCACATCAGCATCGCGACCGTCAAGGCACACACGAGCAGCCTGTTCGCCAAGCTGGCCGTCGAGAACCGGGTGCAGATCGCACTCCTGGTCCGCGACGCGGAGGAATGA